A genome region from Solirubrobacter pauli includes the following:
- a CDS encoding aspartate kinase, with protein sequence MKFGGTSVADAERIKRAARRIVSAREQGHRVVAVLSARGKTTDELISAAEEVSTNPDPREMDMLLSTGERISCALCAMAINDLGHRAISLTGSQAGIVTDTSHTKARILDVRADRIHEALDEDLIVLVAGFQGVSTARDVTTLGRGGSDTTAVALAAALDAEVCDIYTDVAGVYSADPRIVPDARKLPVVSFEEMLEMSASGAGVLQLRSVEYARNHNVRIHCRSSFTEAPGTLVVGEEETMERPLITAVTHSRDEARLTLLGVPDHPGVSGRIFTALAEANINVDMIIQDEPDDEGAEAHMSFTVPRTDLRQARAALDPVAADVGIRAISENKEMGKVSVVGAGMKSHPGVAAKVFATLGDQGINIEMISTSPIKISCVVAQDAVDRAVRALHEAFELGADQIEVEHPFGAPA encoded by the coding sequence ATGAAGTTCGGCGGCACGTCCGTCGCCGACGCAGAGCGCATCAAGCGCGCGGCGAGGCGGATCGTGTCCGCTCGCGAGCAAGGCCATCGAGTCGTCGCCGTGCTGTCCGCGCGCGGGAAGACGACGGACGAGCTGATCTCCGCGGCCGAAGAGGTATCCACGAACCCGGACCCGCGCGAGATGGACATGCTGCTGTCCACCGGCGAGCGGATCAGCTGCGCGCTGTGCGCGATGGCGATCAACGACCTCGGCCACCGCGCGATCAGCCTCACGGGCTCGCAGGCCGGCATCGTCACGGACACGAGCCACACCAAGGCGCGCATCCTCGACGTGCGCGCGGACCGCATCCACGAGGCGCTCGACGAGGACCTGATCGTGCTCGTCGCCGGCTTCCAGGGCGTCTCGACCGCCCGCGACGTGACGACGCTCGGCCGCGGCGGCTCGGACACCACCGCCGTCGCGCTCGCCGCCGCGCTGGACGCCGAGGTGTGCGACATCTACACGGACGTCGCCGGCGTCTACAGCGCCGACCCGCGGATCGTCCCGGACGCGCGCAAGCTGCCCGTGGTCTCCTTCGAGGAGATGCTCGAGATGTCGGCGTCCGGCGCCGGCGTCCTCCAGCTGCGGTCCGTGGAATACGCACGCAACCACAACGTCCGCATTCATTGCCGGTCCTCGTTCACCGAGGCCCCCGGAACCCTTGTGGTCGGAGAAGAGGAGACGATGGAACGCCCGCTGATCACCGCCGTCACGCACTCGCGCGACGAGGCACGCCTCACGCTGCTCGGCGTACCGGATCACCCGGGCGTGTCCGGCCGCATCTTCACCGCGCTCGCCGAAGCGAACATCAACGTCGACATGATCATCCAGGACGAGCCGGATGACGAGGGCGCCGAGGCGCACATGTCGTTCACCGTCCCGCGCACGGACCTGCGCCAGGCGCGCGCCGCGCTGGACCCGGTGGCGGCGGACGTCGGCATCCGCGCGATCTCCGAGAACAAGGAGATGGGCAAGGTCTCCGTGGTCGGGGCGGGCATGAAGTCGCACCCGGGCGTCGCCGCCAAGGTCTTCGCCACCCTCGGCGACCAGGGCATCAACATCGAGATGATCTCGACGTCCCCGATCAAGATCTCGTGCGTCGTCGCGCAGGACGCGGTCGACCGCGCCGTGCGCGCCCTGCACGAGGCGTTCGAGCTCGGGGCGGACCAGATCGAAGTCGAGCACCCGTTCGGAGCACCCGCATGA
- a CDS encoding FAD-binding protein yields MPAHDVLIIGAGLAGQRAALAAARQGATVAIMSKVHPVRSHSNAAAGGINAALNPDDSWESHAFDTIKGSDYLGDQDAIEIMCREAPNEVLWLEHAGVTFHRAADGRLGTRAFGGASAARTYYIADITGQALLHVLYEQLMKHHDQIDRYEEWFITGLVQDDDGRCVGAVARNIRDGAIEPFSAKSTILASGGAGQCFKPSTNALICTGDGMAQAYRIGAPLMDMEMVQYHPTTLAGVGILITEGARGEGAHLYNADGERFMEKYAPNKLELASRDVVSRAEQTEIDEGRGFEDGTVALDITKVPRKRTLEALREIVNIGRDFAGVDITREPIRIRPGCHYIMGGVKADVHGRTSVDGLYAAGEVACVSVHGGNRLGANSLLDTLIFGRRAGEHAAQRAAGMKKPVPSRAQLHDEERSIAQILRRSGGRRVSEIREELGTMMNEKVAVFRDHAGLTEAHAIIRRLKEEASDATIDDHGKVFNQDVLGALELGYMLDVAECIVVGALERKESRGAQFRTDFPKRDDEHWLKHIEESRDGDDAPRISYSPVTITQWEPQERTY; encoded by the coding sequence ATGCCCGCGCATGATGTGCTGATCATCGGCGCCGGTCTCGCCGGACAGCGAGCCGCACTGGCGGCAGCGCGACAGGGCGCGACGGTGGCGATCATGTCCAAGGTCCACCCGGTCCGGTCGCACTCGAACGCGGCGGCGGGTGGCATCAACGCCGCGCTCAACCCGGACGACTCGTGGGAGTCGCACGCGTTCGACACGATCAAGGGCTCGGACTACCTCGGCGACCAGGACGCGATCGAGATCATGTGCCGGGAGGCGCCGAACGAGGTGCTGTGGCTCGAGCACGCGGGCGTCACGTTCCACCGCGCCGCCGACGGCCGGCTCGGGACCCGCGCGTTCGGCGGCGCGTCGGCGGCGCGCACGTACTACATCGCCGACATCACCGGCCAGGCGCTGCTGCACGTGCTCTACGAGCAGCTGATGAAGCACCACGACCAGATCGACCGCTACGAGGAGTGGTTCATCACCGGCCTCGTGCAGGACGACGACGGCCGCTGCGTCGGCGCGGTCGCGCGCAACATCCGCGACGGCGCGATCGAGCCGTTCAGCGCGAAGTCGACGATCCTCGCGTCCGGCGGCGCGGGCCAGTGCTTCAAGCCGTCCACCAACGCGCTCATCTGCACGGGCGACGGGATGGCGCAGGCCTACCGGATCGGCGCGCCGCTGATGGACATGGAGATGGTCCAGTACCACCCGACGACGCTCGCGGGCGTGGGCATCCTGATCACCGAGGGCGCCCGCGGCGAGGGCGCGCACCTCTACAACGCCGACGGCGAGCGCTTCATGGAGAAGTACGCGCCGAACAAGCTCGAGCTCGCCTCGCGCGACGTGGTCTCGCGCGCCGAGCAGACCGAGATCGACGAGGGGCGCGGCTTCGAGGACGGCACGGTCGCGCTGGACATCACGAAGGTGCCGCGCAAGCGCACGCTCGAGGCGCTGCGCGAGATCGTCAACATCGGCCGCGACTTCGCGGGCGTGGACATCACGCGCGAGCCGATCCGGATCCGCCCCGGCTGCCACTACATCATGGGCGGCGTGAAGGCCGACGTCCACGGCCGCACGTCGGTCGACGGCCTGTACGCCGCGGGCGAGGTGGCGTGCGTCTCCGTGCACGGCGGCAACCGCCTCGGCGCGAACTCGCTGCTGGACACGCTGATCTTCGGCCGCCGGGCGGGCGAGCACGCCGCCCAGCGCGCCGCGGGCATGAAGAAGCCGGTGCCGTCGCGCGCGCAGCTGCACGACGAGGAGCGGTCGATCGCGCAGATCCTGCGCCGCTCGGGCGGGCGCCGCGTGTCGGAGATCCGCGAGGAGCTCGGCACGATGATGAACGAGAAGGTGGCCGTGTTCCGCGACCACGCGGGGCTGACGGAGGCGCACGCGATCATCCGGCGCCTGAAGGAAGAGGCCTCCGACGCGACGATCGACGACCACGGCAAGGTCTTCAACCAGGACGTGCTCGGCGCGCTCGAGCTGGGCTACATGCTCGACGTCGCCGAGTGCATCGTCGTCGGCGCGCTCGAGCGCAAGGAGTCGCGCGGCGCGCAGTTCCGCACGGACTTCCCCAAGCGCGACGACGAGCACTGGCTCAAGCACATCGAGGAGTCGCGCGACGGCGACGACGCCCCGCGCATCAGCTACTCGCCCGTGACCATCACTCAGTGGGAGCCGCAAGAGAGGACGTACTAG
- a CDS encoding site-2 protease family protein translates to MFGGGASLQLFRLFGFRVGVHPSWFLILFFWIFWLNNSFDDAITTSGQGFIAAVIAAVIFFGSIVLHELGHAFAARREGIGVGGIDLFFFGGFMSADRDSETPGEEFRVAAAGPAVTLILAIVFTAAAFGMSGVEGAVDAAFFTERSGTLIEVVVAFSALANTALFVLNMIPAFPLDGGRITRAIAWQLTGNRHGATKFSAYLGQGFAALMMAYGVYILITSSDAFGGLWYIVLGWMLGGAARAAISQSNFVTRLEGITAGDIMDAEPVTIPAEITAERAYDEFFLRYQGWPWFAVVEADGRFVGLAHRAAVEHATLHEDGSVPVRSLVADSEQVRTDTPLESLITSEPLRRLGALMAVDAEGRLRGVVTLDQVSRALQARLAPS, encoded by the coding sequence TTGTTCGGCGGCGGCGCTTCACTCCAACTCTTCCGGCTGTTCGGCTTCCGCGTCGGGGTCCACCCGTCGTGGTTCCTGATCCTGTTCTTCTGGATCTTCTGGCTCAACAACTCGTTCGACGACGCCATCACGACGTCCGGCCAGGGGTTCATCGCCGCGGTCATCGCCGCCGTCATCTTCTTCGGCTCGATCGTCCTGCACGAGCTCGGGCACGCGTTCGCCGCGCGCCGTGAGGGCATCGGCGTCGGCGGCATCGACCTGTTCTTCTTCGGCGGCTTCATGAGCGCCGACCGCGACTCCGAGACGCCCGGCGAGGAGTTCCGCGTCGCCGCCGCCGGCCCGGCCGTCACGCTGATCCTCGCGATCGTCTTCACCGCGGCCGCGTTCGGCATGTCCGGCGTCGAGGGCGCGGTCGACGCCGCGTTCTTCACGGAGCGGTCGGGCACGCTGATCGAGGTCGTCGTCGCGTTCAGCGCGCTGGCGAACACGGCCCTGTTCGTGCTGAACATGATCCCCGCGTTCCCGCTCGACGGCGGCCGCATCACCCGCGCGATCGCGTGGCAGTTGACCGGCAACCGCCACGGCGCGACCAAGTTCTCGGCCTACCTGGGCCAGGGCTTCGCCGCGCTGATGATGGCCTACGGCGTCTACATCCTGATCACGTCCAGCGACGCGTTCGGCGGCCTCTGGTACATCGTGCTCGGCTGGATGCTCGGCGGCGCCGCGCGCGCGGCGATCTCCCAGAGCAACTTCGTCACCCGCCTGGAAGGCATCACCGCGGGCGACATCATGGACGCCGAGCCGGTGACGATCCCCGCGGAGATCACCGCCGAGCGCGCCTACGACGAGTTCTTCCTGCGCTACCAGGGCTGGCCCTGGTTCGCGGTCGTCGAGGCCGACGGCCGCTTCGTCGGCCTCGCGCACCGCGCGGCGGTCGAGCACGCGACGCTGCACGAAGACGGGTCCGTGCCGGTCCGCTCCCTCGTGGCCGACTCCGAGCAGGTCCGCACGGACACGCCGCTGGAGTCGCTGATCACGTCCGAGCCGCTGCGCCGCCTCGGCGCGCTGATGGCCGTGGACGCCGAGGGCCGCCTGCGCGGCGTGGTCACGCTCGACCAGGTCTCACGCGCGTTGCAGGCGCGTCTCGCCCCCTCGTAA
- the recR gene encoding recombination mediator RecR, which translates to MLAPPLQRLVTELSKLPGIGNRTAQRLAFHMLRTSEQDAFALAEAIRDVKLKITLCEICFNLAEGPRCAICLDERRDDGVICVVEEAADVIPIERTHEFRGRYHVLGGALSPIDGVEPEDLRLGQLYARVSGLREVVLATNPTTTGEATALHIAAALHERVPEVAVTRLASGLPVGGDLEYADEVTLGRAFSGRRAL; encoded by the coding sequence TTGCTGGCGCCCCCGCTTCAGCGGCTCGTCACCGAGCTCTCGAAGCTGCCGGGGATCGGCAACCGCACCGCCCAGCGCCTCGCGTTCCACATGCTGCGGACGTCCGAGCAGGACGCGTTCGCGCTGGCCGAGGCGATCCGCGACGTCAAGCTCAAGATCACCCTCTGCGAGATCTGCTTCAACCTCGCCGAGGGTCCGCGGTGCGCGATCTGCCTCGACGAGCGCCGCGATGACGGCGTGATCTGCGTCGTCGAAGAGGCCGCCGACGTGATCCCGATCGAGCGCACGCACGAGTTCCGCGGCCGCTACCACGTGCTCGGCGGCGCGCTGTCGCCGATCGACGGCGTCGAACCCGAGGACCTCCGGCTCGGCCAGCTCTACGCCCGCGTGAGCGGCCTGCGCGAGGTCGTGCTCGCGACGAACCCGACCACGACCGGCGAGGCGACGGCCCTGCACATCGCCGCGGCCCTGCACGAACGCGTCCCCGAAGTGGCCGTGACGCGCCTCGCCAGCGGCCTGCCCGTCGGCGGCGACCTCGAGTACGCGGACGAGGTCACGCTCGGCCGCGCCTTCTCGGGCCGCCGCGCGCTGTAG
- a CDS encoding succinate dehydrogenase/fumarate reductase iron-sulfur subunit codes for MPDYTLRIRRYSPEHGDAAHWEDFSVDLDGNRSVLDGVLQARDRQDGSIGIRCACRAGICGSCGVRINGKPNLACRTHLDEAQATAADGAIVVEPMGNMPVLKDLIVDMDAVHWKKIQRVTPWLIPDGDPPEREYVVPPDNMIDVTQTMACIQCGACVSDCLSMEVDPLFIGPAAMAKAYRFVGDPRDGQQEARVRDLAEDPHGLYDCTHCFNCVEACPKGVAPMSQIMRLRRIAGDDHHIEDRNNGHRHEVAFVKNIEKNGLLHEADLLPDSYGGKLHPRAVPELVGSLPIILRALQRGKVTPGGALLHKHKAPKEVQRIFRDIEGREERYELNLYVAGEEEDAS; via the coding sequence GTGCCTGACTACACGCTCCGCATCCGCCGCTACTCGCCGGAGCACGGTGATGCGGCCCACTGGGAGGACTTCTCCGTCGACCTCGACGGCAACCGCTCGGTGCTCGACGGCGTGCTGCAGGCCCGGGATCGTCAGGACGGCTCGATCGGCATCCGCTGCGCCTGCCGCGCCGGCATCTGCGGGTCCTGCGGCGTGCGCATCAACGGCAAGCCCAACCTCGCCTGCCGCACGCACCTCGACGAGGCGCAGGCGACCGCGGCCGACGGCGCCATCGTCGTCGAGCCGATGGGCAACATGCCCGTCCTCAAGGACCTGATCGTCGACATGGACGCGGTGCACTGGAAGAAGATCCAGCGCGTCACGCCGTGGCTGATCCCGGACGGCGACCCGCCCGAGCGCGAGTACGTCGTGCCGCCCGACAACATGATCGACGTCACGCAGACGATGGCCTGCATCCAGTGCGGTGCGTGCGTCTCGGACTGCCTCTCGATGGAGGTCGACCCGCTGTTCATCGGGCCGGCGGCGATGGCCAAGGCCTACCGCTTCGTCGGCGACCCGCGCGACGGCCAGCAGGAGGCGCGCGTGCGCGACCTGGCCGAGGATCCGCACGGCCTCTACGACTGCACGCACTGCTTCAACTGCGTCGAGGCGTGCCCGAAGGGCGTGGCGCCGATGTCGCAGATCATGCGGCTGCGGCGGATCGCCGGCGACGACCACCACATCGAGGACCGCAACAACGGCCACCGGCACGAGGTCGCGTTCGTCAAGAACATCGAGAAGAACGGGCTCCTGCACGAGGCCGACCTGCTGCCCGACTCCTACGGCGGCAAGCTGCACCCGCGCGCGGTGCCGGAGCTCGTCGGCTCGCTGCCGATCATCCTGCGGGCCCTGCAGCGCGGCAAGGTCACCCCGGGCGGGGCGCTGCTGCACAAGCACAAGGCGCCGAAGGAGGTCCAGCGGATCTTCCGCGACATCGAGGGGCGCGAGGAGCGCTACGAGCTGAACCTGTACGTCGCCGGCGAGGAGGAGGACGCGTCATGA
- a CDS encoding aspartate-semialdehyde dehydrogenase produces the protein MSQYRVAVVGATGAVGTVMLAKLKERDFPAAEIVPFASERSAGKELEGFGTIRALTDENIQGFDLALFSAGATTSREWAHKFVDAGAVVVDNSSAFRRDPEIPLVVSEVNPEALEDHKGLIANPNCSTMQLMVALKPIHEAVGIDRLNVSTYQSVSGTGVKAVKELEDQTRAALDGEALPAPTVYPHHIAFNVLGGAGNFPEGDDHTDEERKMMFETRKILGDERIKIAVTCARVPVRSSHSESVTLETREDLTVEAARELLANQPGLVLVDDPSTHSYPTALDSAGRDEVFVGRLRRDPTHPRGLQLWVVSDNLLKGAATNAVQIAEVLHERSLVRVSTPA, from the coding sequence ATGAGCCAGTACCGAGTCGCAGTCGTGGGCGCCACCGGCGCCGTGGGCACCGTCATGCTCGCCAAGCTCAAGGAGCGCGACTTCCCGGCCGCGGAGATCGTCCCGTTCGCGTCCGAGCGCTCGGCGGGCAAGGAGCTCGAGGGCTTCGGCACGATCCGCGCGCTCACCGACGAGAACATCCAGGGCTTCGACCTCGCGCTCTTCAGCGCGGGCGCGACCACGTCCCGCGAGTGGGCGCACAAGTTCGTCGACGCCGGCGCGGTCGTCGTCGACAACTCGAGCGCGTTCCGCCGCGACCCGGAGATCCCGCTCGTGGTGTCGGAGGTCAACCCCGAGGCGCTCGAGGACCACAAGGGCCTGATCGCGAACCCGAACTGCTCGACGATGCAGCTGATGGTCGCGCTCAAGCCGATCCACGAGGCCGTCGGCATCGATCGCCTGAACGTCTCCACCTACCAGTCCGTGTCGGGCACCGGGGTGAAGGCCGTCAAGGAGCTCGAGGACCAGACGCGCGCCGCGCTGGACGGCGAGGCGCTGCCGGCGCCAACGGTCTACCCGCACCACATCGCGTTCAACGTGCTGGGCGGCGCCGGGAACTTCCCCGAGGGCGACGACCACACCGACGAAGAGCGCAAGATGATGTTCGAGACGCGCAAGATCCTCGGCGACGAGCGCATCAAGATCGCCGTCACCTGCGCGCGCGTGCCGGTGCGCAGCTCGCACTCGGAGTCGGTGACGCTGGAGACGCGCGAGGACCTCACGGTCGAGGCGGCGCGCGAGCTGCTCGCCAACCAGCCCGGGCTCGTCCTCGTCGACGACCCGAGCACGCACAGCTACCCGACCGCGCTCGACAGCGCCGGCCGCGACGAGGTGTTCGTCGGCCGTCTGCGCCGGGACCCCACGCATCCGCGTGGCCTGCAGCTGTGGGTCGTGAGCGACAACCTGCTCAAGGGCGCGGCGACCAACGCGGTGCAGATCGCCGAGGTGCTGCACGAGCGGTCGCTGGTCCGGGTTTCGACACCCGCCTGA
- a CDS encoding CoB--CoM heterodisulfide reductase iron-sulfur subunit B family protein: MKVAYWPGCVSRGFAPELHGSMARVAPLLDIELVELDRAACCGAGVIAEHNQELADTLNARTFALAQQEIAGGAELMMNICSTCQGAQSECQERLDGNTPYRDHVNATLAAEGLTYRKGIVNKHLLWLLVEEMGLDEVRRRVKRPLTDLRVGPFYGCYIVRPTSRLGIDPEHPRDTYLHLLIEALGGTVVDYAGQYKCCGFPIITMNKEASLKQAGRHVADATDANADCLVTPCPLCHLNLDLQQPAAAAAVGRSLHMPVLHLPQLLGLALGLEPKELGMGKHVVKPTSVIDWSTSVVAGVA; this comes from the coding sequence ATGAAGGTCGCGTACTGGCCCGGCTGCGTGAGCCGCGGCTTCGCCCCCGAGCTGCACGGCTCGATGGCGCGCGTGGCGCCGCTGCTGGACATCGAGCTGGTCGAGCTCGACCGCGCGGCCTGCTGCGGCGCCGGTGTGATCGCCGAGCACAACCAGGAGCTCGCCGACACGCTCAACGCGCGCACGTTCGCGCTCGCCCAGCAGGAGATCGCGGGCGGCGCCGAGCTGATGATGAACATCTGCTCGACCTGCCAGGGCGCGCAGAGCGAGTGCCAGGAGCGCCTGGACGGCAACACGCCCTACCGCGACCACGTCAACGCGACGCTCGCCGCCGAGGGGCTGACCTACCGGAAGGGGATCGTCAACAAGCACCTGCTGTGGCTGCTGGTCGAGGAGATGGGGCTCGACGAGGTGCGCCGGCGGGTCAAGCGACCGCTGACGGACCTGCGCGTCGGGCCGTTCTACGGCTGCTACATCGTCCGCCCGACCAGCCGGCTCGGGATCGACCCGGAGCACCCGCGGGACACGTACCTGCACCTGCTGATCGAGGCGCTCGGCGGCACCGTCGTCGACTACGCCGGCCAGTACAAGTGCTGTGGCTTCCCGATCATCACCATGAACAAGGAGGCCTCGCTCAAGCAGGCCGGCCGGCACGTGGCCGACGCGACCGACGCGAACGCCGACTGCCTGGTCACGCCGTGCCCGCTGTGCCACCTGAACCTGGACCTGCAGCAGCCCGCGGCGGCCGCCGCGGTCGGCCGGTCGCTGCACATGCCGGTGCTGCACCTCCCCCAGCTGCTCGGCCTCGCTCTGGGCCTGGAGCCGAAGGAGCTGGGGATGGGCAAGCACGTCGTCAAGCCGACGTCGGTGATCGACTGGTCGACGTCGGTGGTCGCAGGGGTCGCCTAG